CGGCGTTCGACGAACTGCTGTCCACCCTGGTCGACGCGACGGTCGCGAAGATCTCCCTGCAGCAGAACACCGACATGCGCAAGATCACGTCGTGGGCGGCGATCATCACCGTGCCGACGATGATCGCGGGCATCTACGGGATGAACTTCGACTACCTGCCCGAGCTGCACTGGAAGTTCGGGTACCCGCTGGTGATCACGGTGATCCTGGCGATCTGCCTGTTGCTGTACCGAATATTCCGGAAGAACGGCTGGCTCTAGGTCCCCTGTTTCTTTCCCGCCGGAATCGGAGAATTCGTGATGCCCCGCATGCTGTCCAACCTCAAGTTCTGGGCGCTGGCGCTCAGCCTCGTCTGGATCTTCGTCATCACTTTCGTCATCGTCGCCGACCCGGGGTTCGCGCACGGCATGAAGTGACGCCCCGGCGTCGTACCCTGGGTCCATGCCGAAAGCGCTGGTCGTCTCCGACGAGGTCGACGAGCGGCTGTGGACCGAAGCGGTCCGCGGCTGCTCCGTCGACCTCGTCATCGGCGCCGGCGACCTCCCCTACGACTACCTCGCGTTCCTGAGCAGCGCGCTCGACGTGCCGTGCGTGTTCGTGCCCGGGAACCACGACCCGGACCTGAGCGGGTACACCCGCTACGGCGGGCTGTCCATGAAGGACGGTTTCCCCACGGTCTGGCCGGGCCCGGCGGGCGGCGTCAACGCCGACGGCCGGGTCGTCGACGTCGCCGGGCTCCGGTTCGCCGGCCTCGGCGGGTCGATCCGCTACAACGACGGGCCGAACCAGTGGACGCAGCGCCAGCAGGCGCGCCGGGCCCGTGGCCTGGTGCGGCGCGCCCGGTGGCGGCGCCGTCGTGACGGCCGCGGCGTCGACATCCTGCTGACGCACTCGCCGCCGCTGGACCTCGGCGACCGGGCCGACCCGCCGCACCGCGGGTTCGCCTGCCTGCACCGGACGATCGACGTGCTGCGGCCGAAGTGGTTGCTGCACGGGCACATCCACCCCCACGGCGAGCCGGTACCGGACCGGGTCGTCGGCGAAACCCGGATCCGCAACGTGGTGGGCCACCGGATCATGGAGTTCTCATGAAAGAGACGGGGTTCCCCCGCGCGGACGCGGAGAACGACTTCCTCCGCGCGCGCCGGGGCCAGGTGCTCTCGCGGCTTTCGACGTGGCTGCGCCGCGAGCCCGACGACGTCAACATCATGCTGCCGTTCCACGAGGTGGTGGAGGCGCTCGGCTACCTCGGCGAGAGCCGGATCGGCCTGCGGGTGATCAAGCTGGACTCGATCGTCGGCACGGTCGACCGCAGCCGCGACTTCGACCGCCGCTTCCGCCCGACGTCGGCACGGGTCCGCGAACGCTGGGAGCGGCTGGCCTTGGCGGCGCGGCGCGGCGAAGAGATCCCGCCGATCGAGGTGTACCGGGTGGGTGAGCTGCACTTCATCATCGACGGCCACCACCGCGTCTCGGTCGCGCTCGCGCAGGGACTGTCCACAATAGAGGCATTCGTGACGGTCGTCCGGACCAAACTGGACCCGAGCGGCATCCGCCACCGCGGCGACCTGATCGTCAAGGACTACCGGCGGTTGTTCCTGGAGCGGGTGCCGCTGACCGGGCACGCGCGGGCGTCGGTGATCGTCTCGGACCCGTGGGACTACGCGAAGCTGGGCGAACACGTGGAGGCGTGGGGCTTCCGGCTGATGCAGGACGAAGGCAAGTTCTGCGACCGGGCGAGCGTGGCGCAGCGGTGGTTCGACGAGGAGTTCGTGCCGGTGGTGGGGATGCTGCGGCAGGCCGGGATGATCGGCGACCGGACGGACGCCGAGGCCTACATGTGGGTGGCGGCGGAGCGGTACCGGCTGATCCGCACCCACCGCTGGGACGACGAGGTCATCGAGACGCTCCGCTCCCGCCGCCACTAGCGCCCCAATGTGGCGTTCGGTGCGTCAGACGCACCGAACGCCACATTGGGTGCGTCAGACGCAACCAACGCCACATTGGGGCGCTCGGGTCGAGCGCGGGCCGCGGGCTACATGTGGACGGCGCCGGGGGCGGCTTCACCCTTCGGGACGCCCGGGCGCAGCAGCAGGCCGCTGAGCACCGCACCCACCGCGAAGATCACCGCCGCCCAGGTGAACGCCGTCGTGTAGCTCTCGATCGCCGCCTCGGCCGCCAGCTGCGGCGTCGGGACCTTGCCCGCGAGGTAGGCCGTCGCCGCGTTGCCGGCCAGTGTCGACAGCAGCGCCGTGCCGATCGAGCCGCCGACCTGCTGCATCGTGTTGACCGCGGCCGACGCGACCCCCGCGTCGTGCGCCTCGACGCCGAACGTCGCGACGCTCATCGCCGGCGCCATCGCCAGGCCGATGCCGAAGCCCATCACCAGCAGCGGGCCGAGCACGCCGGACGCGTACGTGCTGTCGAGGCCGATGCCGCTCAGCCAGAACAGCCCGACGGCCGCGATCGCCATGCCCGTCGGCACCAGCGGACGCGGGCCGAACCGGGGCAGCAGCACGCTCGTCGCCGTCGTGGCGGCCAGCATCAGCGTCGCGACCATCGGCAGGAAGCCGACACCGCTCTCGATCGGCGTGAACTTCAGGTTCTGCTGCACGTAGAACGTCAGGAACAGGAAGATCGCGAACATGCCGATGGCGAGCAGGAACATCGCCAGGTACGAGCCGCCGCGGTTGCGGTCCAGCAGCACGCGCAGCGGGAGCAGCGGGTGCGAAACGCGCTGCTGCAGCCACACGAACACGCCCAGCAGCACGACGCCGGCCGCGAGGAAGCCCCACACCGAGACCGCCGACCACGAGTCCGACTCGGCGTTCGCGAAGCCGTAGACCAGCGCGAACAGGCCGGCCGACGCGGTGACGGTGCCCGGCAGGTCGAGCCGCGGGCGCGGGCCGCCGTCCCGCTGGTTGCGCAGCAGGATCGAGCTGCCCACGAACGCGACCACGGCGAAGATGATGTTCACGAACATGCACCAGCGCCAGTCGAGGTACTCGGTGAGCACGCCGCCGAGCAGCAGCCCGACCGCTGCGCCGCCACCGCCGATGGCGCCGAACACGCCGAACGCGCGACCGCGTTCCTTCGGGTCGGTGAACGTCGTGGTGAGCAGCGAAAGCGCGGCCGGCGCGAGCAGCGCGCCGAACACGCCCTGGGCCGCACGGGCGATCAGCAGCATTTCGATGTTGCTCGCCGCGCCGCCGAGCGCGGAGACCGCGGCGAAGCCGGCCAGGCCGACGAGCAGGGCGTTCTTGCGGCCGAAGAGGTCCGCGAGCCGCCCGCCGAGCAGCAGCAGGCTGCCGAACGCGAGCGCGTAAGCCGTGACGACCCACTGGCGGGCGTCGTTGGAAAAGCCCAGGTCGACCTGGGCGGACGGCAGCGCGATGTTCACGACGGTCGCGTCCAGCACGACCATCAGCTGCGCCAGGCCGATCATCACCAGGATCAGCCACCGTCTGGCGTGGTGGGGGTTCTCGGCGGCGCGCGCGTCCCCCGGCGGCGCGACGGCGAGAGTGGATTCGGACATGGGTGTCCCCTCACTGGGAGTGATCAGGAAGCTATGTGGAGTAGGTATCTCCCCTTACGCGACCCAAAGTACACAAGAACCGGAGAAGGCGCCTCTACTTGGTTGGTAGAGTGGGGTGCATGACACGGGACACTGGTCCCGCCGCACCGGCGCGGCCGCTGCGGCGCGACGCCGAACTCAACCGCCGCCGCATCCTCCAGTCGGCCCGGGAAGTCTTCGGCCGGAGAGGCCTCGAAGCCACGCTCGACGACATCGCCCACCACGCAGGCCTCGGCGTCGGCACGGTGTACCGCCGCTTCCCCAGCAAGGAACACCTGGTCGAGGCGATGTTCACCGAGCGGATGGACGAGATCGGCGACCTCGCCGAAGAAGCCCTGAAGGCCGACGACGCCTGGCAGGCCTTCGTCGACTTCACGTGGAAGTCGATCGAGCTGCACTCCGGGGACCGCGGGCTGCGCGAGATCATGCTGTCCAACAAGTTCGGCCACGAGCACGTCGCCGAAGCGAAGGCCCGCATGGTGCCGTTGATCACACAGCTCGTCGAGCGGGCCCAGGCGGCGGGCGGCCTGCGCGCCGACTTCTCCCCGACGGACACCCCGCTGCTGCACATGATGATCGGCTCGGTGATCGAGTTCACGTGCGAGGTGGAGCCGGACCTCTGGCGCCGCTGCCTCGCGATGCTGCTCGACGGGCTCCGCGCCGAGCCCGGCAAGCCGTCGAAGCTGCCCCGCCCGCCGCTCGGCGTGGACGAGGTCGACGAAGCGATGTCCTGCTGGCGCCCCTGATGGGGTGATCGGCGCGGGATCCCGGCGCCACCCTCCCGCCCGGACACTGCTGCCCGCGCGATCATGGCGACGGGGAGGTGCGCGGGTTGGCGTATTACAGCGTTCCGGCGATTCGGCGGCTGCAGCTGGGCCGGGAGCTGAAGGCCTGGCGGGCGAAGGCGGGCCTGACGCTGGAACAGGCCGGCGGTGACCTGGATATTTCGAAGAGCACGCTGTCGAGGCTGGAGAAGGGGCAGGGGGCGATCCACCCGCTGCACGCCCGCGCGATGGCGGAGCTGTACCGGGTGCCCGAGGACGAGCTGGCGGAACTGGTCGAGATCGCGCGGGAAGCGCGGCGGCCCAACCAGAATCGCATCGAGGGTGTGTCGGTCAACAGCCATCCGGCGCTGGAGGCCGAGGCGGTCTCGGTGCGGAACTTCGAGCTGGCGTACGTGCCGGGACTTCTCCAGACCGAGGAGTATGCGAACGCACTGTTCGCCGACCTGGGCACCCGCCAGCGCAACCACCAGCTCCATGTGCGGATGCGCCGCTGCGAACGGCTGCGCAGCGAGAACCAGGTTACGGTGCACGCGATCGTCGACGAGGGCGCACTGACACGACGGGTCGCGAAGCCCCACGTGCTAATCGCCCAGTTGCTTCACCTCGCGGAGGTTTCGGAGCTGCCGAACGTGACCTTCCAGATCGCGCCGGCACGCGCAGGTGCCTACGAAGGTCTGCGTGGCCCGTTCACCGTGCTGCGGTTTCCGCCGGACACCATCGGCGACCTCGGCTACGTGGATCACGCGGGTGGCAACCTGCAGTTGGTGAAGCCTTCGGCGGTCGCCGCTCTCGCGAAGAAGTTCGCCAGCCTCAGTAAGATGGCGCTCGGCGAGAACGAGTCACGCGATCTCGTTCTGCAGCTCGCCGATCTGCTGAGCGCATGAGGTGGACCCGTGATCGTGAACCAGTGGCGGAAGAGCAGCTACAGCGGCGGCGAAAACACCGCCTGCGTCGAAGTCGCCTTCGCCGCCCCCGCCGTGGCGGTGCGGGACTCGAAGGATCCCTCCGGCCCGCGCTTCGCCGTCGACGCCGCTGCCTGGCTGAGCTTCCTCGCCTCCGTCACTCGGACGGGATGATCGCCCACATGATCAGGTAGGCGACGAACTGCGGCCCGGGCAGCAGGCACGACAACACCGCCAGCACCCGCACCGTGCTGGTCTTCATGCCCCACCGCTGGGCGAGACCCGCGCACACGCCGCCGATCATGCGGCCGTTGCGGGGACGGGACAGCCGTCGGGTGACCGGTGCGCTCATCGTCTTTCCCTTTCCTCGTGCTTCGGAGAACTTCCGATATCTCCACTTCACCACCGGAGTACCCGCTTCCGCATCGCTCGCGGGAAGGATTGCTCCCTTAGGGGACGGTAAAAGCGAAAATCGTTCGGAAGGCCCGGGGAAACCCGGGAAACCGGCGCGAAAACCGGTGACCTGCGCGTTCTCCGGCCGGGGCGCGGAAAATACTGAGAGATGTCCCCGTCAGGGCTGGTTTTTCTCCTCGATGTGGTGATACTTGCACACCGTGTACCCGCGCCTGAAGTCCTTGGTCGTCGCGATGCTCTGCGCCCTGCTCGCCACCGGGTGCGCGAAGACGCAAGCCGCTCCCGAAACGACGTCCGGGCCCACGCCGCTGACCGCGTCCGCCGCGCTCGGGGACTTCGCGACCGTCGACTACTGCAGCCTGCTCGACGTGCCTGCCGTCGCGCCCGGGGCGGTCGCCACCCCGACGTTCGAGACCTGCCGGGCCGACCTCGGCGGGCGCACCATCCTCGTGGGGCCGCTGGCCTTCGACTCCGACCCGAACATCAAGCCCTACGCCTACCTCGGGCCGGTGCCCGACGGCGTCGCGGTCCAGCAGTCGATGTTCAACGACCGCACCGCGTGCACCCGCGCGATCACCTTCGCCGACGGCAACCGGCTCGAACTCTCGGTCACCGACTCCGGCGACGACCAGGCCGGCCGCTGCGGCGTCGCGGACGCGGTCGTCGGCTCGGTGCTGGACGCGGTCACGGCGAACAAGGTGCGGCGGCTGAAGTTCCCGGAGCGCTCGTGGGGCCTCGTGGCGCCGTGCGTGCTGCTCGACAACAACGACCTCGACGCCGTCGCGGGCGCCGGCACCCGGCCGGCGATCGGGCTGTCCGGGCACAGCTGCATCCGCGGCAAGGTGAGCTTCAAGCTGACGGTGGAGACGGACGAGGCGAAGGCGCCGGCCGGCCCGCCCGAGACGGTGGGCGGCCGCGAAGCCCGGGTGCGCGTCGCGGGCGCGTTCTGCCTGGTCGACACGACGCAGCCGGCAGCGGGCCTGCCGGGCCACCGCGAGCTGGCGGAGCTCAGCGTGGTGGAGACGGCGGGCACGGCCGGCGACGGCACGTGCGCCATGGCCCGGACGGCGGCGAACGCGATCCTCCCCCGGCTCCCGACGGCGTAGGCCCGCGGCGCGACCGGACTCACCGCACGGAGGAGCGTGTGACCGCCACCTACACCTTCGACGTCTTCTCCAGCCTCGACGGCTTCGGCAGCCACCACGGCTACTGGGGCAAGCAGGGACCCGCGCTGCTCGCGCACCGCCTCGCGCAGTACGCCGAGGACCAGCGCATGGGTCTTCGGCGCCGCCACCTTCCGGACGACCGCGGAGATGCTGGCCGCGAACACCGATGCGGTCGACCCGTGACCTGCCGGCGACGGTGGTGTCGACCACGCTGCGCGGCCCCTCGACTGGCCGGACGCGACCCTCGTGAGCGGGGACGCCGTGGACGTCGTCGCCCGGCTCAAGGAGGAGTCCGACGTGCCGTTGCGCTCGCACGGCAGCCTGTCGATCGACCGGGCGCTCGACGGCCACATCCAGGAGCTCGTCTACCGGCCCACCCGGCACCCCTGAAAACCGTGAATGGCACATCAAGGGACTTGAAGTCCCTCGATGTGCCATTCACGGACTTGCGGCTAGTCCTCGTAGGTGAGGTTCTTGCCGTTCGACGGGTCGAACAGCTTGATCTTGTCCGCGTCGTACCAGATCTCGAGGTCCGCGTTCTCCGCCGCGGACGACTCCGCCGACAACCGGGCGACGATCTGGGACTCCGAACCCGGGACGTCGGCCGAACCGCTGTCCGCGGCCAGCTCGGCGAGCTCGGCGGACGTCGCCGTCTCGCCTTCCAGCGTGAAGTGGGCGTACTTCTCCGAACCCATCGACTCGAGCACGTCGATGCGCGCGGTGAACGTGCCGCCGCCGGCCTTCTGCCCGGCTTCGACCAGCGCCGCGTCCTCGAAGTGCTCCGGCCGGATGCCGACCAGCACCTCACGCGGGGCTTCCGCCTTCTCGAGCAGCCGGCGGATCCGGTCGGTGAGCGGCGTCGTGCCCAGCGGGCTGTGCAGCTCGTTGTTCTCCAGCGTGGCCGGCACGAAGTTCATCGACGGCGAGCCGATGAACCCCGCGACGAACAGGTTCGCCGGGTTGTCGTAGAGGAACTGCGGCGAGCCGATCTGCTGCACGAAGCCGCCGCGCAGCACCACGACCCGGTCGCCGAGGGTCATGGCCTCGGTCTGGTCGTGCGTCACGTACAACGTCGTCGTGCCGAGCTGCTTCTGGATCTTCGACACCGACGTCCGCATCTGGCCGCGGAGCTTGGCGTCCAGGTTGGACAGTGGCTCGTCCATCAGGAACGCCTTCGGGTTCCGGACGATCGCCCGGCCCATCGCGACGCGCTGCCGCTGGCCACCGGAGAGGTTGGCCGGCTTGCGGTCCAGGTGCTGGGTCAGGTCGAGGATCGTCGCCGCCTCCTCGACCTTCGCCCGCACCGTCTTGTCGTCGACCTTGGCCAGCCGCAGCGGGAAGGCCATGTTCTCCCGCACGCTCATGTGCGGGTAGAGCGCGTAGGACTGGAACACCATCGCGATGTCCCGGTCCTTCGGGGCCTTCTCGTTGACGCGCTGCCCGTCGATGCGCAGCTCACCGGAGGTGATGTCCTCCAGCCCGGCCACCATGTTCAGCATGGTCGACTTCCCGCAGCCGGACGGGCCGACCAGGACGAGGAACTCGCCGTCCCCGATCGTCATGTCCACTTCGGACACCGCGAGCGCGCCGTCGGGGTACTTCTTCGACACCTTGTCGAGCACGATCTCTGCCATAGCGCTACCCCTTCACCGCACCGGAGGTCAGCCCCGCCACGATGCGACGCTGGAAGAACAACACGAACACAATGATCGGGATGGTGATCACGACCGCGGCCGCGCTCACCTGCCCGGTCGGGTCCTCGAACTGCGAGGACCCGGTGAAGAACGACAGCGCCGCCGGCACCGTCCGCGACGCCGTGGTCGAGGTCAGCGAGATGGCGAACAGGAAGTCGTTCCAGCAGAAGATGAACACCAGGATCGCGGTGGTGAACACCCCCGGCGCGGCCAGCGGCGCGATCACCTTCCGGAACGCCTGGGCCGGCGTCGCGCCGTCCATCTTGGCCGCCTTCTCCAGTTCCCACGGGATTTCCCGGAAGAACGCCGACAGCGTGTAGATCGACAGCGGCAGCGCGAACGTGATGTAGGGCAGGATCAGCCCCGGCCAGGTGTCGAACAGGTGCAGGTTCCGCTCGATGTTGAACAGCGGCGTCACCAGCGACACCTGCGGGAACATCGCGATCAGCAGCGAGAGCCCGACCAGCAGCTGCTTGCCGGGGAACTCCAGCCGCGCGATCGCGTACGCGGCCATCGTGCCCAGCACCACCGCGATCAGCGTCGAGATGATCGCGATGCCGATCGAGTTGACCAGCGCCAGCAGGAACTCCGACGTCTGGAAGATGTCCGCGTAGTTCTGCCAGGTCCACGACTGCGGGATGAAGTACCCGTCGGTCAGCGTGTCCTTGGTCTTGAACGACAGCGAGACCACCCAGAGCACCGGCACCAGCGCGAACACCAGCACGAGGATGTCGACCAGGCCCCACCTGACTTTGCGGCCCGTCGTGACGGTTCCCATCACCATCAGCGCTTACCCCCGTCGTCCGAGCCCGGTGCGGCCGTGCCGAACACCTTGATGAAGATGAAGGCGATGATCGCCACGGTGATGAAGATCAGCACCGCCATCGTCGACCCGATCCCGAGGTTCAGCCCCTTGACCAGGTTGTCGTAGGTCTGCATGGACACCGAGCCGGTGTCCTGCGCGCCGCCCGTGAGGACGTAGATGTTGTCGAAGATCCGGAACGCGTCGAGCGTGCGGAACAGCAGCGCCACCAGGATCGCCGGCTTCATCACCGGCAGCATCACCTTCGTGAACCGCTGCCACGCGCTCGCGCCGTCCATCGCCGCGGCCTTGAGCAGGTCGTCCGGCACCAGCGCGAGGCCGGCCATCAGCAGGAGCGCCATGAACGGCGTGGTCTTCCACACCTCGGCGCCGATGATGATGAACATCGACGGCCACTGGTCGGTCAGCGGCGCCGCGTCCGCGGCCAGCCAGTTCGCCAGGTAGCCGGTCTTCGGCGTCCACGCGTAGTACCACGAGAACGCCGCGACGACCGTGACGATGCCGTACGGGATCAGGGCGACCGTGCGGACCAGGCCGCGCCCGACGAGCGTCCGGTGCATGATCAGCGCCAGCGCCATGCCGAGCACGAACTCGATCGCCACCGACACCACGGTCAGGAACATCGTGGTGCCGAACGCCGTCCACCAGTACGAGTTGGAGAGCACGGCCCCGTAGTTGTCGAAGCCGACGAACTCCTGCTGCGCGGGGAACCTCAGGTCGTACCGCTGCAGCGACAGCCAGATCGAGTAGACGATCGGGTAGCCGGTGACCGCGATCATCACGACGAACGCGGGTGCGCACAGCCACAGCCCGAGCTTCCGCTCGGCCTTCTTCCCCTCGGAAAGGGCGGGTTTGCCCTTCTTGTGGGACGTCGCCCCTTCGGCGACGGTGGCCCCGGCGGTGTCGGCCGGGGTCGAGTCCTGGACGGTCACGGGATCACTCCCTTCGACTGGAGCGCGTCGTTGAGCTGCTCGCGCAGCTTGTCCGCGGTGGCCTTCGGGTCGATGTCACCCGGCGGGGAAAGAACCTTCGACATCACCGTCGACATGTTCTGGTACGCCGGGGTCAGCGGCCGCACCGCCGAGTCCTTGATGGCGTCGATGATCGAGTCGCGCATCGGGTACTTGAGCGCCATGTTCGGGTTGTCGGCGCTCGCCGGCTTCGACGGGTCGAGCGGCGTGTCGTTGTGGTACACCGATTCGATGGTCGGCGGCACGCCGTCGTTGATCGCCGAGAACTTCTGGTTCTCCGCGTTGCGCAGGCACAGCGCCGCTTCGA
This genomic window from Amycolatopsis mongoliensis contains:
- a CDS encoding metallophosphoesterase family protein → MPKALVVSDEVDERLWTEAVRGCSVDLVIGAGDLPYDYLAFLSSALDVPCVFVPGNHDPDLSGYTRYGGLSMKDGFPTVWPGPAGGVNADGRVVDVAGLRFAGLGGSIRYNDGPNQWTQRQQARRARGLVRRARWRRRRDGRGVDILLTHSPPLDLGDRADPPHRGFACLHRTIDVLRPKWLLHGHIHPHGEPVPDRVVGETRIRNVVGHRIMEFS
- a CDS encoding chromosome partitioning protein ParB, which encodes MKETGFPRADAENDFLRARRGQVLSRLSTWLRREPDDVNIMLPFHEVVEALGYLGESRIGLRVIKLDSIVGTVDRSRDFDRRFRPTSARVRERWERLALAARRGEEIPPIEVYRVGELHFIIDGHHRVSVALAQGLSTIEAFVTVVRTKLDPSGIRHRGDLIVKDYRRLFLERVPLTGHARASVIVSDPWDYAKLGEHVEAWGFRLMQDEGKFCDRASVAQRWFDEEFVPVVGMLRQAGMIGDRTDAEAYMWVAAERYRLIRTHRWDDEVIETLRSRRH
- a CDS encoding MFS transporter; amino-acid sequence: MSESTLAVAPPGDARAAENPHHARRWLILVMIGLAQLMVVLDATVVNIALPSAQVDLGFSNDARQWVVTAYALAFGSLLLLGGRLADLFGRKNALLVGLAGFAAVSALGGAASNIEMLLIARAAQGVFGALLAPAALSLLTTTFTDPKERGRAFGVFGAIGGGGAAVGLLLGGVLTEYLDWRWCMFVNIIFAVVAFVGSSILLRNQRDGGPRPRLDLPGTVTASAGLFALVYGFANAESDSWSAVSVWGFLAAGVVLLGVFVWLQQRVSHPLLPLRVLLDRNRGGSYLAMFLLAIGMFAIFLFLTFYVQQNLKFTPIESGVGFLPMVATLMLAATTATSVLLPRFGPRPLVPTGMAIAAVGLFWLSGIGLDSTYASGVLGPLLVMGFGIGLAMAPAMSVATFGVEAHDAGVASAAVNTMQQVGGSIGTALLSTLAGNAATAYLAGKVPTPQLAAEAAIESYTTAFTWAAVIFAVGAVLSGLLLRPGVPKGEAAPGAVHM
- a CDS encoding TetR/AcrR family transcriptional regulator, which gives rise to MTRDTGPAAPARPLRRDAELNRRRILQSAREVFGRRGLEATLDDIAHHAGLGVGTVYRRFPSKEHLVEAMFTERMDEIGDLAEEALKADDAWQAFVDFTWKSIELHSGDRGLREIMLSNKFGHEHVAEAKARMVPLITQLVERAQAAGGLRADFSPTDTPLLHMMIGSVIEFTCEVEPDLWRRCLAMLLDGLRAEPGKPSKLPRPPLGVDEVDEAMSCWRP
- a CDS encoding helix-turn-helix domain-containing protein, giving the protein MAYYSVPAIRRLQLGRELKAWRAKAGLTLEQAGGDLDISKSTLSRLEKGQGAIHPLHARAMAELYRVPEDELAELVEIAREARRPNQNRIEGVSVNSHPALEAEAVSVRNFELAYVPGLLQTEEYANALFADLGTRQRNHQLHVRMRRCERLRSENQVTVHAIVDEGALTRRVAKPHVLIAQLLHLAEVSELPNVTFQIAPARAGAYEGLRGPFTVLRFPPDTIGDLGYVDHAGGNLQLVKPSAVAALAKKFASLSKMALGENESRDLVLQLADLLSA
- a CDS encoding DUF397 domain-containing protein, yielding MIVNQWRKSSYSGGENTACVEVAFAAPAVAVRDSKDPSGPRFAVDAAAWLSFLASVTRTG
- a CDS encoding PspC domain-containing protein, producing MSAPVTRRLSRPRNGRMIGGVCAGLAQRWGMKTSTVRVLAVLSCLLPGPQFVAYLIMWAIIPSE
- a CDS encoding ABC transporter ATP-binding protein, which produces MAEIVLDKVSKKYPDGALAVSEVDMTIGDGEFLVLVGPSGCGKSTMLNMVAGLEDITSGELRIDGQRVNEKAPKDRDIAMVFQSYALYPHMSVRENMAFPLRLAKVDDKTVRAKVEEAATILDLTQHLDRKPANLSGGQRQRVAMGRAIVRNPKAFLMDEPLSNLDAKLRGQMRTSVSKIQKQLGTTTLYVTHDQTEAMTLGDRVVVLRGGFVQQIGSPQFLYDNPANLFVAGFIGSPSMNFVPATLENNELHSPLGTTPLTDRIRRLLEKAEAPREVLVGIRPEHFEDAALVEAGQKAGGGTFTARIDVLESMGSEKYAHFTLEGETATSAELAELAADSGSADVPGSESQIVARLSAESSAAENADLEIWYDADKIKLFDPSNGKNLTYED
- a CDS encoding carbohydrate ABC transporter permease, which codes for MVMGTVTTGRKVRWGLVDILVLVFALVPVLWVVSLSFKTKDTLTDGYFIPQSWTWQNYADIFQTSEFLLALVNSIGIAIISTLIAVVLGTMAAYAIARLEFPGKQLLVGLSLLIAMFPQVSLVTPLFNIERNLHLFDTWPGLILPYITFALPLSIYTLSAFFREIPWELEKAAKMDGATPAQAFRKVIAPLAAPGVFTTAILVFIFCWNDFLFAISLTSTTASRTVPAALSFFTGSSQFEDPTGQVSAAAVVITIPIIVFVLFFQRRIVAGLTSGAVKG
- a CDS encoding carbohydrate ABC transporter permease; the encoded protein is MTVQDSTPADTAGATVAEGATSHKKGKPALSEGKKAERKLGLWLCAPAFVVMIAVTGYPIVYSIWLSLQRYDLRFPAQQEFVGFDNYGAVLSNSYWWTAFGTTMFLTVVSVAIEFVLGMALALIMHRTLVGRGLVRTVALIPYGIVTVVAAFSWYYAWTPKTGYLANWLAADAAPLTDQWPSMFIIIGAEVWKTTPFMALLLMAGLALVPDDLLKAAAMDGASAWQRFTKVMLPVMKPAILVALLFRTLDAFRIFDNIYVLTGGAQDTGSVSMQTYDNLVKGLNLGIGSTMAVLIFITVAIIAFIFIKVFGTAAPGSDDGGKR